Proteins encoded within one genomic window of Brassica rapa cultivar Chiifu-401-42 chromosome A09, CAAS_Brap_v3.01, whole genome shotgun sequence:
- the LOC103838401 gene encoding O-fucosyltransferase 15, which produces MSQERPDEEKPETCDVRVQDRIQGAATPVQSPTRLGPTRFSEITGEKLRNTGSDFIGSIWSWINGDPNRNLKNPVKRGKRKRIRTAKTAVGVIALVGFFIFVNWFMLSQLHEGRAWLRRGFAKNRNPKPNPKPNPDLSPSAKRVSVKVSASVQHVAKKKMGKPKKQYNGTYGRLLAYAAHALAEGQNKIEPKELWREPKDQTLAWKPCADQRSWKPNDGKNGYIMVTANGGINQQRVAVCNIVVLARLLNATLVVPKFMFSDVWTDSSQFEDIYQVEHFIKYLSPDIRIVKNLPKELQSLDLEAIGSLVTDIDIMKEAKPGFYMKHILPLLLKNRVVHFFGFGNRLAFDPIPFQLQRLRCRCNFHALNFVPKIQETGAILVRRLRDSGSHLAPVDPYLVGPKYASFILDKKAGPLHKASKYLAVHLRFEIDMVAHSLCYFGGGDAEKAELSAYREKHFPTLANLTKTKTMPSPEDLRMEGLCPLSPEEAVLMLAGLGFNRKTRVFVAGANIYGGAKRLAALTSLYPNLVTKENVLSETELEPFKNHSSQLAVLDFIACAASDAFAMTDSGSQLSSLVSGYRIYYGAGKMPTIRPNKRRFSDILLKNNTIEWKVFEQRVRKNVRQTKHVLVRPTGRSVYRYPRCKECMCNED; this is translated from the exons ATGTCTCAAGAGAGACCTGACGAAGAAAAACCAGAGACTTGCGATGTTCGAGTCCAAGATCGAATCCAAGGAGCAGCTACTCCGGTTCAATCACCGACCCGACTCGGCCCAACCCGGTTCTCTGAAATAACCGGGGAGAAGCTCCGGAATACCGGGTCGGATTTCATCGGATCGATTTGGTCTTGGATCAACGGCGACCCGAACCGGAATCTGAAAAATCCGGTTAAGAGAGGGAAGAGGAAGAGAATCAGAACGGCGAAAACCGCCGTGGGAGTAATTGCGCTTGTTggcttcttcatttttgttaatTGGTTTATGCTCTCTCAGCTCCATGAAGGTCGAGCTTGGCTTCGAAGAGGATTCGCAAAGAATCGGAATCCTAAACCGAATCCGAAACCAAACCCGGATCTGAGCCCAAGTGCAAAACGGGTATCTGTTAAAGTGTCGGCGTCGGTACAG CATGTAGCTAAGAAAAAGATGGGGAAACCAAAGAAGCAATACAATGGAACATATGGTAGATTGTTGGCTTATGCTGCTCATGCTTTAGCTGag GGACAAAACAAAATAGAGCCAAAAGAGTTGTGGCGAGAACCAAAGGACCAAACTTTGGCTTGGAAGCCTTGCGCTGATCAACGTTCTTGGAAGCCCAACG ATGGGAAGAATGGATATATAATGGTAACTGCAAATGGTGGGATCAATCAACAGAGAGTTGCT GTTTGTAACATTGTTGTTCTTGCTCGGTTACTCAACGCCACACTCGTTGTTCCCAAGTTTATGTTCAGCGATGTCTGGACCGATTCAAG TCAGTTTGAAGATATCTACCAGGTGGAACATTTCATAAAGTATCTCTCTCCCGATATACGGATAGTAAAGAACCTACCAAAAGAGCTTCAGTCCCTAGACCTTGAGGCCATTGGCAGCCTC GTCACGGATATAGATATCATGAAAGAAGCCAAACCAGGATTCTATATGAAGCACATTCTCCCTCTTCTTCTGAAGAACAGAGTCGTGCACTTCTTTGGATTCGGAAACCGTTTGGCCTTTGACCCTATACCATTTCAGTTACAG agGCTGCGGTGTAGATGTAACTTTCATGCGCTAAACTTCGTTCCAAAGATACAAGAAACTGGCGCCATTCTTGTAAGGAGGTTACGTGACAGCGGATCACACCTAGCACCCGTTGACCCGTATCTTGTCGGTCCAAAATATGCATCTTTCATATTGGACAAGAAGGCCGGTCCTCTCCATAAGGCTTCAAAGTATCTAGCAGTCCATCTCCGGTTCGAAATCGATATGGTGGCTCATTCTCTTTGTTACTTCGGTGGAGGCGATGCTGAGAAGGCAGAACTATCAGCTTACCGAGAAAAGCATTTCCCTACGCTTGCAAATCTTACAAAGACCAAAAC aatgcCGTCTCCTGAAGATTTGAGGATGGAAGGGCTTTGCCCGTTATCACCTGAAGAAGCTGTGCTCATGCTTGCGGGTCTCGGTTTCAACCGCAAGACTCGTGTGTTCGTGGCTGGCGCGAATATATACGGTGGGGCGAAACGGTTAGCAGCTTTAACGAGTCTTTACCCGAACCTTGTCACCAAAGAGAATGTACTCTCGGAAACAGAGCTAGAGCCTTTCAAGAACCACTCTTCTCAG CTAGCGGTTCTTGATTTCATTGCCTGTGCTGCGTCGGACGCCTTTGCAATGACGGATTCAGGGAGTCAGTTGTCGTCTTTGGTGTCGGGTTATAGGATTTATTACGGAGCAGGGAAGATGCCGACGATCAGACCGAACAAAAGGAGATTCTCGGACATACTGTTGAAGAACAATACTATAGAGTGGAAAGTGTTCGAGCAGAGAGTGAGAAAGAACGTTAGGCAAACCAAACATGTATTGGTTAGACCAACGGGACGCAGCGTTTACCGTTATCCAAGATGTAAAGAATGTATGTGTAATGAAGATTGA
- the STM gene encoding homeobox protein SHOOT MERISTEMLESS (The RefSeq protein has 2 substitutions compared to this genomic sequence) — translation MESGSNSTSCPMAFAGDNSDGPMCPMMMMMMPVITSHQQHHGHDQQHQHQQQHDGYAYQSHHQQSSSLFLQSLTPPSQEAKNKVTSSCSPSSGAPAYSFMEINHQNELLAGGLNPCSSASVKAKIMGHPHYHRLLLAYVNCQKVGAPPEVQARLEETCSSAAAAAASMGPTGSLGEDPGLDQFMEAYCEMLVKYEQELSKPFKEAMVFLQHVECQFKSLSLSSPSSFSGYGEAAIERNNNGSSEEEVDMNNEFVDPQAEDWELKGQLLRKYSGYLGSLKQEFMKKRKKGKLPKEARQQLLDWWSRHYKWPYPSEQQKLALAESTGLDQKQINNWFINQRKRHWKPSENMQFVVMDATHPHHYFMDNVMGNPFPIDHISSTML, via the exons ATGGAGAGTGGTTCCAACAGCACTTCTTGTCCAATGGCTTTTGCCGGGGATAATAGTGATGGTCCGATGTGTcctatgatgatgatgatgatgcccGTCATAACATCACATCAACAACATCATGGTCATGATCAACAACATcaacatcaacaacaacatgATGGTTATGCATATCAGTCACACCACCAACAAAGTAGCTCCCTTTTTCTTCAATCACTAACTCCTCCGTCTCAAGAAGCGAAGAACAAAGTTACATCTTCTTGTTCTCCTTCCTCTGGTGCTCCTGCTTATTCTTTCATGGAGATCAATCACCAAAACGAACTCCTCGCAGGAGGACTCAATCCCTGTTCTTCAGCCTCTGTCAAGGCCAAAATCATGGGTCATCCTCACTACCACCGCCTCTTACTCGCCTATGTCAATTGCCAGAAG GTGGGAGCTCCACCGGAAGTGCAGGCGAGGCTGGAAGAAACATGCTCGTCTGCGGCGGCAGCCGCAGCGTCGATGGGACCCACAGGTTCTTTAGGTGAAGATCCAGGGCTTGATCAGTTCATGGAAGCGTACTGTGAAATGCTCGTTAAGTACGAGCAAGAACTCTCTAAACCTTTTAAAGAAGCTATGGTCTTCCTTCAACACGTCGAGTGTCAATTCAaatccctctctctctcctcgccttCCTCCTTCTCtg GTTATGGAGAGGCAGCTATTGAGAGAAACAACAATGGGTCATCTGAGGAAGAAGTCGATATGAACAATGAATTTGTAGATCCGCAGGCAGAAGATAGGGAGCTTAAAGGACAGCTCTTGCGCAAGTACAGTGGTTACTTAGGCAGTCTGAAGCAAGAGTtcatgaagaagaggaagaaaggAAAGCTTCCTAAGGAAGCTCGCCAGCAACTACTTGACTGGTGGAGCCGACACTACAAATGGCCTTACCCTTCG GAGCAGCAAAAGCTAGCACTAGCGGAATCAACTGGGCTGGACCAGAAACAGATAAACAATTGGTTCATAAACCAGAGGAAAAGGCACTGGAAACCGTCGGAGGATATGCAGTTTGTAGTAATGGACGCAACACATcctcaccattactttatggaCAATGTCATGGGAAATCCTTTCCCCATTGATCACATCTCCTCGACCATGCTTTGA